CGTCCTTGATCTTCTCAATGGTAGCGTAGAGGCCGCCCACCGTGAGCACGCGATCCCCTTCGCGCAGGTTCCGCAGCATCTCCCGCCGCCGCCGCATCTGAGTGGCCTGGGGCCGCCAGATGAAGAAAAAGAAGAACAGCACGAAGATCAACAGCGGGATCAGCGCCGACAACTGCTGCTGATTCATCCCGGCCTCCTTCTTTCTGCGCGGCCCCTGGAGTCTTTCGCCTGCACGGCGCACCCCACCTTCCAATATGCGCCATCTGCTACAATGACGGCGGTCGGACGGAGGGTGCGCATGCCGGAGGAACGAGAGCTCACACCGCAGGAGAAGATCGCTGCCGCCCGGGCCCGGGTGGAGGCGCTGAAGGCGCAACGAGCGGCGCAGGCGGCGGCAGGGGCGCCCGCCGCCAGCACGACAACGCCGGGGAAGCACCTGGACGTTTTCGTCTCCGCCGCCAACGCAGCGGGCCGCCCGGTGGAGCGCGTCCAGGGCAGGACGGTCCGCGCCTGCGGCACGGTCAACCAGGCGGTGGACATCGTCGCTGCGCCGGAGGACGCAGACAACCTGAAGAAGCTCCTGGCGGGGATCAGCGGCTACCAGAATCCCCTGCGCCGGGGCACGTTCCAGGTGGACTACCGCTACTACCAGGAGGCTCGCCGCCGCCTGGAAGCGGCCGGGTACACGGTGGAGGAGAACGACTTCATGGACCGTCCCCTGGCCGCGTGGACCCCTCAGACCCGCGGCTGGACCAGGGTGGAAGGCGCGTAGCGACTCAGCGCGTCTCCAGCTGGATGCCCTGGTAGTAAAAGGCGAGGATGTCCGGGTAGGCCCGACCGAGCAGCGCCTGGCCGCGGGCACCCCACTGGCTCATCCCCACGCCGTGACCGGAGCCGCGTCCCCAGAACTCCACAGCGGGAGAGTCGTCGTCGGCCGGGCGCACAGTGAACAGGGTGCTCCGCAGGAAGGTCACGCCCAGCAGCGTCCGCAGGTCCACCGCCCGCAGCTCCAGCGTCCCCCCCGCCCCTCTGAGGCGTACCGTCAGGGCGCGCC
This window of the Armatimonadota bacterium genome carries:
- the yajC gene encoding preprotein translocase subunit YajC, which gives rise to MNQQQLSALIPLLIFVLFFFFFIWRPQATQMRRRREMLRNLREGDRVLTVGGLYATIEKIKDDELTLELAPNVRVKAERGAVQAVRGRQQARASQ